A genomic window from Nocardioides rotundus includes:
- a CDS encoding acyl-CoA thioesterase, giving the protein MSGGRPPRPTRADYAVWRQATTRWADVDVYAHLNNARYFELIDTAVNAHLAEATGTDIRTLDAIGVVAEVGCRYFAEVGYPEPVDLGLAVERLGTSSVTYRVGIFQGPGEEAAAEGRFVHVYVDNTDPEAGRAVVPLPDVVRDALAPLAPA; this is encoded by the coding sequence GTGAGCGGCGGACGGCCTCCCCGGCCGACCCGCGCCGACTACGCCGTGTGGCGCCAGGCGACCACCCGCTGGGCCGACGTCGACGTCTACGCCCACCTCAACAACGCCCGCTACTTCGAGCTGATCGACACCGCGGTCAACGCCCACCTGGCCGAGGCCACCGGCACCGACATCCGCACCCTGGACGCGATCGGCGTCGTGGCCGAGGTGGGCTGCCGCTACTTCGCCGAGGTCGGCTACCCCGAGCCGGTCGACCTGGGGCTGGCGGTGGAGCGGCTGGGCACCTCCTCGGTCACCTACCGGGTCGGCATCTTCCAGGGCCCGGGGGAGGAGGCGGCCGCCGAGGGCCGCTTCGTGCACGTGTACGTCGACAACACCGACCCCGAGGCCGGCCGGGCCGTCGTACCCCTCCCCGACGTGGTCCGGGACGCGCTCGCCCCCCTCGCCCCTGCCTGA
- the smc gene encoding chromosome segregation protein SMC yields the protein MYLKSLTLKGFKSFASSTNLQLEPGITCIVGPNGSGKSNVVDALAWVMGEQGAKSLRGGKMEDVIFAGTSGRPPLGRAEVQLTIDNSDGALPIDYSEVTISRTMFRNGGSEYAINGTTCRLLDVQELLSDSGIGREMHVIVGQGQLDSILHATPEDRRGFIEEAAGVLKHRKRKEKALRKLDSTEGNLTRLNDLLSEIRRQLKPLGRQAEVARKAQSVQADVRDARARLLADDLVAARTSLEQELADESVLVERREAIEKALAEAREAETALEAALREDLPALAQAQETWFGLSGLRERLRGTQALAAERVRNAEHTGAEDEETGRDPEELEAEAARVREQERQIGAEVEQQRTGLEQAVSARKAAEDAAAEEDRRVAGLQRAAADRREGLARLHGQVNALKSRASAAEDEVGRLTAAREEAAARAERAQRQFTALETKVAGLDAGEEGLDAEHEAAAGALDDLEERLAKLRDEVQQADRDRASLAARRDALEMGLARKDGAGALLAASDQVSGLLGSVAALLSVRSGYEAAVAAALGNAADAVAVSGADAALEALGRLKDDDLGRAGLVLGGAPAADGDWPGLPEGASYAVDVVDAPDDLGGALSRLLFKVAVVENLAAAQVLVRDLPDVTAVTRDGDVLGTHFATGGSGSEQSLIEIQAAVDEARAQLDEASAASERLGFEISRVEAERLEAQKRVDVAMAKLHESDATLAAVAEELGQYGSQARAAHGEAERLTTSIAQAEEAHAQALSGLGELEERLARAEDAPEEEPDTSESERLAEAARAARQGEMDARLALRTAEERARALHGRADGLDRAARAEREKRARNAERRERLLREGRAAEAVGTAVAHVLSRLDASVDLATAARSRVEESRAGREQELMDVRARLRDLGREHDELVNTVHRDEMLRTQQRMRIEQLEERALEELGLDADGLVGDYGPDQLVPSTEAPDEDGSVPDPVPFVREEQQKRLKAAERALNMLGRVNPLALEEFSAMEERHKFLTEQLEDLKSTRKDLLDIVKEVDERVEQVFTEAYADVQKAFDATFARLFPGGEGRLVLTDPDDMLTTGVEVEARPPGKKVKRLSLLSGGERSLVAVAFLVSLFKARPSPFYILDEVEAALDDTNLGRLLEIYEELRAHSQLLVITHQKRTMEVGDALYGVTMRGDGVSAVISQRLREEEPA from the coding sequence GTGTATCTGAAGAGCCTGACCCTCAAGGGGTTCAAGTCCTTCGCCTCCTCCACGAACCTGCAGCTGGAGCCGGGCATCACCTGCATCGTGGGCCCCAACGGCTCGGGCAAGTCCAACGTGGTGGACGCTCTGGCCTGGGTGATGGGCGAGCAGGGGGCCAAGAGCCTGCGCGGCGGCAAGATGGAGGACGTCATCTTCGCCGGCACCTCCGGGCGCCCGCCGCTGGGGCGCGCCGAGGTCCAGCTGACGATCGACAACTCCGACGGGGCGCTGCCGATCGACTACTCCGAGGTGACGATCAGCCGCACCATGTTCCGCAACGGCGGCTCGGAGTACGCCATCAACGGCACCACTTGCCGGCTGCTGGACGTCCAGGAGCTGCTGAGCGACTCCGGCATCGGCCGGGAGATGCACGTCATCGTCGGCCAGGGCCAGCTCGACTCGATCCTGCACGCCACGCCGGAGGACCGCCGCGGCTTCATCGAGGAGGCCGCCGGCGTCCTCAAGCACCGCAAGCGCAAGGAGAAGGCGCTGCGGAAGCTGGACTCCACCGAGGGCAACCTCACCCGCCTCAACGATCTGCTCAGCGAGATCCGCCGCCAGCTCAAGCCCCTGGGCCGGCAGGCCGAGGTGGCCCGCAAGGCGCAGAGCGTCCAGGCCGACGTCCGCGACGCCCGGGCCCGGCTGCTCGCCGACGATCTGGTCGCCGCCCGCACCTCGCTGGAGCAGGAGCTGGCCGACGAGTCGGTGCTCGTCGAGCGCCGCGAGGCGATCGAGAAGGCGCTCGCCGAGGCCCGGGAGGCCGAGACCGCGCTCGAGGCCGCGCTCCGCGAGGACCTGCCCGCGCTGGCGCAGGCCCAGGAGACCTGGTTCGGCCTGTCCGGGCTGCGCGAGCGGCTGCGCGGCACCCAGGCGCTGGCCGCCGAGCGGGTGCGCAACGCCGAGCACACCGGCGCGGAGGACGAGGAGACCGGCCGCGACCCCGAGGAGCTGGAGGCCGAGGCCGCCCGGGTCCGTGAGCAGGAGCGGCAGATCGGCGCCGAGGTCGAGCAGCAGCGCACCGGCCTGGAGCAGGCGGTCTCCGCGCGCAAGGCCGCCGAGGACGCTGCCGCCGAGGAGGACCGCCGCGTCGCCGGCCTGCAGCGCGCCGCCGCCGACCGCCGCGAGGGGCTGGCCCGGCTGCACGGGCAGGTCAACGCGCTGAAGTCCCGCGCGTCGGCCGCCGAGGACGAGGTCGGCCGGCTCACCGCCGCCCGCGAGGAGGCGGCCGCCCGCGCCGAGCGGGCCCAGCGGCAGTTCACCGCCCTGGAGACCAAGGTCGCCGGGCTGGACGCCGGCGAGGAGGGGCTGGACGCCGAGCACGAGGCCGCCGCCGGCGCGCTGGACGACCTCGAGGAGCGGCTGGCCAAGCTGCGCGACGAGGTCCAGCAGGCCGACCGCGACCGCGCCTCCCTGGCCGCCCGGCGCGACGCGCTGGAGATGGGCCTGGCCCGCAAGGACGGCGCCGGCGCCCTGCTGGCCGCCTCCGACCAGGTCTCCGGCCTGCTCGGCTCGGTGGCCGCGCTGCTCTCGGTCCGCTCCGGCTACGAGGCCGCGGTGGCCGCTGCGCTCGGCAACGCCGCCGACGCGGTCGCCGTCTCCGGCGCGGACGCCGCGCTGGAGGCCCTGGGCCGACTCAAGGACGACGACCTGGGCCGCGCCGGTCTGGTCCTCGGCGGCGCCCCCGCCGCCGACGGCGACTGGCCCGGCCTGCCCGAGGGTGCGTCGTACGCCGTCGACGTGGTCGACGCCCCCGACGACCTGGGCGGAGCGCTGTCCCGGCTGCTGTTCAAGGTGGCCGTGGTCGAGAATCTCGCCGCCGCCCAGGTGCTGGTCCGCGACCTGCCCGACGTCACGGCCGTGACCCGCGACGGTGACGTGCTCGGCACGCACTTCGCGACCGGCGGGTCGGGCAGCGAGCAGTCGCTGATCGAGATCCAGGCCGCCGTCGACGAGGCCCGCGCCCAGCTCGACGAGGCGTCCGCCGCCTCCGAGCGACTCGGCTTCGAGATCTCCCGCGTCGAGGCCGAGCGGCTGGAGGCGCAGAAGCGGGTCGACGTCGCGATGGCGAAGCTGCACGAGTCCGACGCCACGCTGGCGGCGGTGGCCGAGGAGCTGGGTCAGTACGGCTCCCAGGCGCGCGCCGCGCACGGCGAGGCCGAGCGGCTGACCACCTCGATCGCCCAGGCCGAGGAGGCGCACGCCCAGGCGCTCAGCGGGCTGGGCGAGCTGGAGGAGCGGCTGGCCCGGGCCGAGGACGCGCCGGAGGAGGAGCCGGACACCAGCGAGAGCGAGCGGCTGGCCGAGGCCGCCCGGGCCGCCCGCCAGGGCGAGATGGACGCCCGGCTGGCGCTGCGCACCGCCGAGGAGCGGGCGCGCGCCCTGCACGGCCGCGCGGACGGGCTGGACCGGGCCGCCCGCGCCGAGCGCGAGAAGCGGGCCCGCAACGCCGAGCGGCGCGAGCGGCTGCTCCGCGAGGGCCGGGCCGCCGAGGCGGTCGGCACCGCAGTGGCCCACGTCCTGTCCCGGCTGGACGCCTCGGTCGACCTGGCCACGGCCGCCCGCTCCCGAGTCGAGGAGTCCCGCGCCGGCCGCGAGCAGGAGCTGATGGACGTCCGTGCCCGGCTGCGCGACCTGGGCCGGGAGCACGACGAGCTGGTCAACACCGTGCACCGCGACGAGATGCTGCGCACCCAGCAGCGGATGCGGATCGAGCAGCTGGAGGAGCGCGCCCTGGAGGAGCTCGGCCTGGACGCCGACGGCCTGGTCGGCGACTACGGCCCCGACCAGCTCGTCCCCTCCACCGAGGCGCCCGACGAGGACGGCAGCGTCCCCGACCCGGTCCCGTTCGTCCGCGAGGAGCAGCAGAAGCGGCTCAAGGCCGCCGAGCGGGCCCTGAACATGCTCGGCCGGGTCAACCCGCTCGCGCTGGAGGAGTTCTCCGCGATGGAGGAGCGGCACAAGTTCCTCACCGAGCAGCTGGAGGACCTCAAGTCCACCCGCAAGGACCTCCTCGACATCGTCAAGGAGGTCGACGAGCGGGTGGAGCAGGTCTTCACCGAGGCGTACGCGGACGTGCAGAAGGCCTTCGACGCCACCTTCGCCCGGCTCTTCCCCGGCGGCGAGGGGCGCTTGGTGCTCACCGACCCCGACGACATGCTCACCACCGGCGTCGAGGTGGAGGCCCGGCCACCGGGCAAGAAGGTCAAGCGGCTCTCCCTGCTCTCCGGCGGCGAGCGCTCCCTGGTCGCGGTCGCGTTCCTGGTCTCCCTCTTCAAGGCCCGGCCCTCGCCGTTCTACATCCTCGACGAGGTCGAGGCCGCCCTGGACGACACCAACCTGGGCCGGCTGCTGGAGATCTACGAGGAGCTCCGCGCGCACAGCCAGCTGCTGGTCATCACCCACCAGAAGCGCACCATGGAGGTCGGCGACGCGCTGTACGGCGTGACCATGCGCGGCGACGGCGTCTCGGCGGTGATCTCCCAGCGGCTGCGCGAGGAGGAGCCCGCGTGA
- a CDS encoding hydroxyacid-oxoacid transhydrogenase, with translation MVDSDNPESVFTYGAPQLKFGPGASEEIGYDLSRLGDVRRALVVTDPGVAATGLPQRVAEQMARFGVQAEVYDGARVEPTDASMREAVEHARAQGPFDAFVAVGGGSAIDTAKAVNLLTTNDGDLAEYVNPPIGDGRAPEHPLKPLVAVPTTAGTGSESTTVCVLDVLELQVKTGISHPRLRPVLAVVDPDLTMTQPPMVTASSGLDILCHALESYTARPYTSYPRKRPEERVPYNGANPVADLWCERAMGLLGKAFRAAVRDGDDVGARHDMALAATFAGLGFGNAGVHLPHANGYPIAGRVREYRPADYPQDEPMVPHGMSVALTAPEAFRFTFEADPERHLTAARLLDPSVSDGGADTLPAVVRDLMRDVGMPSGLAAIGYADGDVDALVEGTMAQQRLLATAPREITPDDVADVFRASMHLW, from the coding sequence ATGGTCGATTCCGACAACCCCGAGTCCGTGTTCACCTATGGCGCCCCGCAGCTGAAGTTCGGCCCGGGGGCGTCGGAGGAGATCGGCTACGACCTGTCCCGGCTGGGCGACGTACGCCGGGCCCTGGTCGTCACCGACCCCGGCGTCGCCGCGACCGGCCTCCCCCAGCGGGTGGCCGAGCAGATGGCGCGGTTCGGCGTGCAGGCGGAGGTGTACGACGGAGCCCGGGTGGAGCCGACCGACGCCTCGATGCGCGAGGCGGTCGAGCACGCGCGGGCGCAGGGCCCGTTCGACGCGTTCGTCGCCGTCGGGGGCGGCTCGGCGATCGACACCGCCAAGGCGGTGAACCTGCTGACCACCAACGACGGCGACCTGGCGGAGTACGTCAACCCGCCGATCGGCGACGGACGGGCGCCGGAGCACCCGCTCAAGCCGCTGGTCGCGGTGCCCACCACCGCCGGGACCGGCAGCGAGTCCACCACCGTGTGCGTGCTCGACGTGCTGGAGCTGCAGGTCAAGACCGGGATCAGCCACCCCCGGCTGCGACCCGTGCTGGCCGTGGTCGACCCCGACCTGACGATGACCCAGCCGCCGATGGTCACCGCCTCCAGCGGGCTGGACATCCTGTGCCATGCGCTGGAGTCCTACACCGCGCGCCCCTACACCTCCTACCCCCGCAAGCGTCCCGAGGAGCGGGTCCCCTACAACGGCGCCAACCCGGTCGCCGACCTGTGGTGCGAGCGGGCGATGGGGCTGCTCGGGAAGGCGTTCCGGGCCGCCGTACGCGACGGCGACGACGTCGGGGCGCGGCACGACATGGCGCTGGCCGCCACCTTCGCCGGCCTCGGCTTCGGCAACGCCGGGGTGCACCTGCCGCACGCCAACGGCTACCCGATTGCGGGGCGGGTGCGGGAGTACCGGCCGGCGGACTACCCCCAGGACGAGCCGATGGTGCCGCACGGCATGTCGGTGGCGCTGACCGCGCCGGAGGCGTTCCGGTTCACCTTCGAGGCCGACCCCGAGCGGCATCTGACCGCCGCCCGCCTGCTCGACCCGAGCGTGTCCGACGGGGGCGCCGACACCCTGCCGGCCGTCGTCCGGGACCTGATGCGCGACGTCGGGATGCCGTCGGGGCTGGCGGCGATCGGCTACGCCGACGGGGACGTCGACGCCCTGGTGGAGGGCACGATGGCCCAGCAGCGGCTGCTCGCCACCGCTCCCCGGGAGATCACCCCCGACGACGTCGCGGACGTTTTCAGGGCCTCGATGCATCTGTGGTGA
- a CDS encoding rhomboid family intramembrane serine protease, which produces MSFSYNVDGPGNDGGWFRVGTVEVTTTVLVTALAAASIVVMAIYPPLALALALEPGAVFGGQVWRVVTWPLANILGDGQGLWTVLSIFFFWYFGSDLERQVGRSRFTKLVVGYVLALSAVALLVGILTTLPGGLFGINTLQLMVLLTWIAEYPSRRFLFNIPAWAFGAVIVALQVLTALTTRNLFALLSLVLGLVVCALIARSVGLLTDQAWLPNLAGNRAGRPKAPKQRRQRRSRKSDAGPTVVSGPWAQTSSSPQARDQARLDELLDKISERGYDGLSDKEKAELNALRERRSR; this is translated from the coding sequence GTGAGCTTCAGCTACAACGTCGACGGTCCCGGCAACGACGGCGGCTGGTTCCGGGTCGGCACCGTCGAGGTGACGACCACGGTGCTGGTCACCGCCCTGGCCGCCGCCTCGATCGTGGTCATGGCCATCTACCCACCGCTCGCGCTCGCCCTCGCTCTCGAACCGGGCGCGGTTTTCGGCGGCCAGGTGTGGCGGGTGGTGACCTGGCCGCTGGCCAACATTCTCGGGGACGGTCAGGGGCTGTGGACCGTCCTGTCGATCTTCTTCTTCTGGTACTTCGGGTCCGATCTGGAGCGCCAGGTCGGCCGCAGTCGCTTCACCAAGCTGGTCGTGGGCTACGTGCTGGCGCTCTCGGCCGTGGCTCTGCTCGTCGGGATCCTCACCACGCTCCCTGGCGGGCTCTTCGGCATCAACACCCTCCAGCTGATGGTGCTGCTCACCTGGATCGCGGAGTACCCCAGCCGCCGCTTCCTCTTCAACATCCCCGCCTGGGCCTTCGGCGCCGTCATCGTCGCGCTCCAGGTGCTGACAGCGCTGACGACCCGGAACCTGTTCGCCCTGCTCAGCCTGGTCCTCGGCCTGGTGGTCTGCGCGCTCATCGCCCGCTCGGTCGGCCTGCTCACCGACCAGGCGTGGCTGCCGAACCTGGCCGGCAACCGCGCCGGCCGGCCCAAGGCGCCCAAGCAGCGCCGGCAGCGCCGATCGCGGAAGTCCGACGCGGGCCCGACCGTGGTCAGCGGCCCCTGGGCCCAGACCTCCTCCAGCCCGCAGGCGCGCGACCAGGCCCGCCTGGACGAGCTGCTGGACAAGATCTCCGAGCGTGGGTACGACGGCCTCAGCGACAAGGAGAAGGCCGAGCTGAACGCGCTGCGGGAGCGCCGCAGCCGTTGA
- a CDS encoding pyridoxal-phosphate-dependent aminotransferase family protein, with translation MILRERHLFGPGPSNAYPEATLGLAAPLLGHLDPEFIRVMDETSDMLRTVWGTENKRTLPISATGSAGMEAAFVNTVHEGDVVVVAVNGLFGQRMVDVATRCGADVIAVEHEWGQPVDVQRVIDAHPDPAIIAAVHAETSTGVRSDIEALGAAKGDALLIADCVTSIGGIELKADAWGIDVGYAGTQKCLGVAPGLAPFTINDRAFDRRVDRPRSWYLDLGMLGGYVGEAEGKGQRTYHHTAPVAMVASLHAGLTRILDEGLDAVIARHHDAGRMLQDGLQEMGLELFAAEGWRLPELTTVKVPEGVDSAAVRKDLLNRFDLEIGAGAGEYAASVWRIGLMGHNARPDAAALVLAALKDALGRAR, from the coding sequence GTGATCCTTCGCGAACGGCATCTCTTCGGTCCCGGGCCCTCCAACGCCTACCCCGAGGCGACCCTCGGGCTCGCGGCGCCGCTGCTCGGCCACCTCGACCCGGAGTTCATCCGGGTCATGGACGAGACCTCCGATATGCTCCGCACCGTCTGGGGCACGGAGAACAAGCGCACCCTGCCGATCAGCGCCACCGGCAGCGCGGGCATGGAGGCGGCCTTCGTCAACACCGTGCACGAGGGCGACGTGGTCGTGGTCGCGGTCAACGGGCTGTTCGGCCAACGGATGGTCGACGTCGCCACCCGCTGTGGCGCCGACGTGATCGCGGTCGAGCACGAGTGGGGCCAGCCGGTCGACGTACAACGAGTCATCGACGCCCACCCGGACCCGGCGATCATCGCCGCCGTACACGCCGAGACCTCCACCGGCGTCCGCTCCGACATCGAGGCGCTCGGCGCCGCCAAGGGCGACGCCCTGCTCATCGCCGACTGCGTCACCAGCATCGGCGGGATCGAGCTGAAGGCCGACGCATGGGGCATCGACGTGGGGTACGCCGGCACGCAGAAGTGCCTGGGCGTCGCGCCGGGCCTGGCCCCGTTCACCATCAACGACCGCGCCTTCGACCGCCGGGTCGACCGGCCGCGGTCGTGGTACCTCGACCTCGGCATGCTCGGTGGCTACGTGGGCGAGGCCGAGGGGAAGGGCCAGCGCACCTACCACCACACCGCGCCCGTGGCCATGGTGGCCAGCCTGCACGCCGGGCTCACCCGGATCCTCGACGAGGGCCTGGACGCGGTCATCGCCCGGCACCACGACGCGGGTCGGATGCTCCAGGACGGGCTGCAGGAGATGGGCCTGGAGCTCTTCGCCGCCGAGGGCTGGCGGCTCCCGGAGCTGACCACGGTCAAGGTGCCCGAGGGGGTCGACTCGGCCGCCGTACGCAAGGACCTGCTGAACCGGTTCGACCTGGAGATCGGGGCCGGGGCGGGGGAGTACGCCGCCAGCGTGTGGCGGATCGGGCTGATGGGCCACAACGCCCGGCCCGACGCGGCGGCGCTCGTGCTGGCTGCGCTCAAGGACGCACTCGGTCGCGCTCGATAG
- a CDS encoding HNH endonuclease, translated as MIERLAELVSPAVAPGERLCAETVGGWAAELSAAVAAATDEGPEGPDGPEGAGSGLDPAGLVDAMRALEELSCVVTAAQAALSAELDTQTRAARAAAGVPAAAQGRGIGHQVAHARRVSPHRGARHLGLAVIVQRELPHTWAAWRAGRITEWKATLIARETACLSLADRLAVDAQIAADPCWLEQRGDRELAGLVRAAAEQADPAAAVARRRNAEADRHASIRPAPDTMVWFTALLPVKAGVALWATLTRAADAARAAGDPRTRGQVITDTLVDTVTTHAATPTSTSWHDQPTSPSTDAGAPVGPGVQLGLVMTDAALFGTSEDPAHLEGYGPIPAELAREITADALTEGEKVWVRRLYTHPATGELAAAETRSRRFRASLARFIRLRDRTCRTPWCDAPVRHLDHAADHASGGPTSTTNGQGMCEACNLAKQAPDWHTAPAPGEDHTHRIRTTLPTGHHYLTRPPPIGPTRTRPLQVDFILTG; from the coding sequence ATGATCGAACGTCTCGCAGAGCTCGTCTCCCCGGCCGTGGCGCCGGGTGAGCGGCTGTGTGCGGAGACGGTGGGCGGCTGGGCGGCCGAGCTGTCCGCGGCGGTTGCCGCGGCGACCGACGAGGGTCCCGAGGGTCCCGACGGTCCGGAGGGGGCGGGGTCGGGGCTGGACCCGGCGGGGCTGGTGGATGCGATGCGGGCGTTGGAGGAGCTGTCGTGTGTGGTCACCGCGGCGCAGGCGGCGCTGTCGGCGGAGCTGGACACACAGACCCGGGCCGCGCGGGCCGCGGCCGGAGTGCCGGCGGCCGCGCAGGGCCGGGGGATCGGGCATCAGGTCGCGCACGCCCGGAGGGTCTCCCCGCACCGCGGGGCCCGGCATCTGGGGCTCGCGGTGATCGTGCAGCGCGAGCTGCCCCACACCTGGGCGGCCTGGCGTGCCGGGCGGATCACCGAGTGGAAGGCGACCCTGATCGCACGGGAGACCGCGTGCCTGTCCCTGGCCGACCGGTTGGCGGTGGACGCCCAGATCGCCGCCGACCCGTGCTGGCTGGAGCAGCGCGGCGACCGGGAGCTGGCCGGGCTGGTGCGGGCCGCGGCCGAGCAGGCCGACCCCGCGGCCGCGGTCGCGCGCCGCCGCAACGCCGAGGCCGACCGGCATGCCTCGATCCGGCCCGCACCGGACACCATGGTGTGGTTCACCGCCCTGCTGCCGGTCAAGGCCGGGGTCGCGCTGTGGGCCACCTTGACCCGGGCCGCGGACGCCGCCCGCGCGGCCGGTGACCCCCGCACCCGGGGGCAGGTCATCACCGACACCCTGGTGGACACCGTCACCACCCACGCCGCCACCCCCACCTCGACGAGCTGGCACGACCAGCCCACCAGCCCCTCCACCGACGCGGGCGCCCCGGTAGGTCCGGGGGTGCAGTTGGGGCTGGTGATGACCGATGCCGCGCTGTTCGGCACCAGCGAGGACCCCGCGCACCTGGAGGGCTACGGCCCGATCCCGGCCGAGCTCGCCCGCGAGATCACCGCCGACGCGCTCACCGAAGGGGAGAAGGTGTGGGTACGACGGCTCTACACCCACCCGGCCACCGGGGAGCTGGCCGCGGCCGAGACCCGTTCGCGCCGGTTCCGCGCCAGCCTGGCCCGGTTCATCCGACTCCGGGACCGCACCTGCCGCACCCCCTGGTGCGACGCCCCGGTGCGCCACCTCGACCACGCCGCCGACCACGCCTCGGGCGGCCCGACCAGCACCACCAACGGGCAGGGCATGTGCGAGGCCTGCAACCTCGCCAAGCAGGCCCCCGACTGGCACACCGCCCCCGCACCCGGTGAGGACCACACCCACCGGATCCGGACCACCCTGCCCACCGGCCACCACTACCTCACCCGACCACCCCCCATCGGGCCCACCCGAACCCGGCCACTCCAGGTCGACTTCATCCTCACCGGCTGA
- the map gene encoding type I methionyl aminopeptidase, whose protein sequence is MIEILTPPRVALARETGALVAEILATMRRRTTVGTNLLDIDDWTRTMIAEAGAESCYVDYEPSFGRGPFGHYICTGVNDAVLHGRPYDATVADGDLLSLDLAVSLGGVAADAAVSFIVGESRPAESVALIEVTERALAAGIAAARPGARIGDLSHAIGTVLGEAGYAINTDFGGHGIGSTMHQDPHVPNAGRAGRGFPLRPGMLLALEPWVMADTDELVVDDDGWTLRSATGSRTAHTEHTIAITDDGAEILTLPR, encoded by the coding sequence ATGATCGAGATCCTGACCCCGCCGCGGGTCGCCCTGGCCCGCGAGACCGGCGCCCTGGTCGCGGAGATCCTCGCCACCATGAGGCGCCGTACGACCGTCGGCACGAACCTGCTCGACATCGACGACTGGACCCGCACGATGATCGCCGAGGCCGGCGCGGAGTCCTGCTACGTCGACTATGAGCCGTCCTTCGGGCGCGGCCCGTTCGGTCACTACATCTGCACCGGCGTCAATGACGCGGTGCTGCACGGTCGGCCGTACGACGCCACGGTCGCCGACGGCGATTTGCTCAGCCTCGATCTGGCGGTCTCCCTGGGCGGGGTCGCGGCCGACGCCGCGGTCAGCTTCATCGTGGGGGAGTCCCGGCCTGCCGAGAGCGTGGCGCTGATCGAGGTCACCGAGCGTGCGCTGGCCGCCGGGATCGCCGCCGCCCGGCCGGGCGCGCGGATCGGCGACCTCTCGCACGCGATCGGTACCGTGCTGGGGGAGGCGGGGTATGCGATCAACACCGACTTCGGCGGCCACGGCATCGGCTCGACGATGCACCAGGACCCGCACGTCCCCAACGCCGGCCGTGCCGGTCGCGGTTTCCCGCTCCGCCCGGGCATGCTGCTCGCGCTCGAGCCGTGGGTGATGGCCGACACCGACGAGCTGGTTGTCGACGACGACGGATGGACCCTGCGCAGCGCCACCGGCTCCCGCACCGCCCACACCGAGCACACCATCGCGATCACCGACGACGGTGCGGAGATCCTCACCCTGCCGAGGTGA
- a CDS encoding FAD-binding oxidoreductase — MGEERAQESLDELVAALPDGVVTTDPSAIEKYRFDWSKDPDAGTPLAVVRAESAEQVQAAVRWAAKHRVPVVPRGAGSGLSGGSSAVDGGIVLSLERMREIRIDAACQVAVVEPGAFNIEVKQAAAKEGLWYPPDPSSYEICSIGGNVATNAGGLCCVKYGVTTDYVLGMDVVLADGTLITLGGKRIKDVAGLSLLKLFVGSEGTLGIVTSATLRLVPAPLPAATLVASFDSVGDAADAVVAVRRALRPSMMELMDNASINAVEDHTQMGLDRSAGALLIAQSDAPGAACSEEIEAVRSCCERAGATEVFVTEDADEGEMFVAARRVAFPAIEARGTLMLEDVGAPIPVLPELLAAVAKIAEEHGLEIPVVAHAGDGNTHPIIVYDAADPESEKRARAAFDDIMQVAIALGGTISGEHGVGRTKKGALPDQLGEDVMALSRRIKDALDPDGILNPGAVL, encoded by the coding sequence ATGGGTGAGGAACGCGCGCAGGAGTCGCTGGACGAGCTGGTGGCCGCGCTGCCGGACGGGGTGGTGACGACCGACCCGTCGGCGATCGAGAAGTACCGCTTCGACTGGTCCAAGGACCCCGACGCCGGGACCCCGCTCGCCGTGGTGCGCGCCGAGAGCGCCGAGCAGGTGCAGGCCGCGGTCCGCTGGGCCGCGAAGCACCGGGTGCCGGTCGTGCCTCGCGGCGCCGGATCCGGGCTCTCGGGCGGCTCGAGCGCGGTGGACGGCGGGATCGTGCTCTCCCTGGAGCGGATGCGCGAGATCCGCATCGACGCCGCCTGCCAGGTCGCCGTGGTCGAGCCCGGCGCGTTCAACATCGAGGTCAAGCAGGCCGCGGCGAAGGAGGGGCTGTGGTACCCGCCCGACCCGTCGTCGTACGAGATCTGCTCCATCGGCGGCAACGTCGCCACCAACGCCGGCGGGCTGTGCTGTGTGAAGTACGGCGTGACCACCGACTACGTCCTCGGCATGGACGTGGTGCTGGCCGACGGCACCCTGATCACCCTCGGCGGCAAGCGGATCAAGGACGTCGCCGGCCTCTCCCTGCTCAAGCTGTTCGTCGGCTCGGAGGGCACGCTCGGGATCGTCACGAGCGCGACGCTGCGACTGGTCCCCGCGCCGCTCCCGGCCGCCACGCTGGTCGCGAGCTTCGACTCCGTCGGCGATGCCGCCGATGCCGTGGTGGCGGTCCGCCGGGCGCTGCGGCCCTCGATGATGGAGCTGATGGACAACGCCTCGATCAACGCGGTCGAGGACCACACCCAGATGGGGCTGGACCGCTCCGCCGGCGCGCTGCTGATCGCCCAGTCCGACGCCCCTGGCGCCGCGTGCAGCGAGGAGATCGAGGCGGTGCGCTCGTGCTGCGAGCGGGCCGGTGCCACCGAGGTCTTCGTCACCGAGGACGCCGACGAGGGCGAGATGTTCGTGGCCGCTCGCCGGGTCGCGTTCCCGGCCATCGAGGCCCGCGGCACGCTGATGCTGGAGGACGTCGGTGCGCCCATCCCGGTGCTGCCGGAGCTGCTGGCGGCGGTGGCGAAGATCGCCGAGGAGCACGGCCTGGAGATCCCGGTGGTGGCGCACGCCGGTGACGGCAACACCCACCCGATCATCGTCTACGACGCCGCCGACCCCGAGTCGGAGAAGCGGGCCCGCGCGGCCTTCGACGACATCATGCAGGTGGCGATCGCCCTCGGCGGCACGATCTCCGGCGAGCACGGCGTGGGCCGCACGAAGAAGGGCGCGTTGCCCGATCAGCTCGGCGAGGACGTCATGGCGCTCTCCCGGCGGATCAAGGACGCGCTCGACCCGGACGGGATCCTCAACCCCGGCGCGGTCCTCTGA